The Coffea arabica cultivar ET-39 chromosome 1e, Coffea Arabica ET-39 HiFi, whole genome shotgun sequence genome has a window encoding:
- the LOC113734022 gene encoding putative E3 ubiquitin-protein ligase RF298 isoform X1 — MGESSDIGGSREMHSSISAYGKGSKNKRKYLAEFPLDMIDVSALSLTEFPRYELLEEKLRNTQIELAPVEARSDNPCQEHEVEEPDQDEWDDPVVCQLQELLSSNLLETFRSAIKKVVESGYSSEVAEQLILRSGLYHGTKDVVSNAVDGALALVSREKELETSRHHVFEDLDSLVNYTILEMIAVVREVRPCLTVGEAMWWLLICDLNLLHACIVDRDHLSSFCIPEYSGESPCDSTVSPLTPEAAETSDQNLNKSCTSKLSAPRTKNSHSEMPAIAAVSQLPNLKNSHVHDVAITGKEGLVPPGETRGKSLSTGREHAPTVTQAVVEEKAVLSRKGSAGSSKRDMLRQKTFHFEKSYKGRMSKGAFKAKLTTWGSMVLDKSLKSPSGSSGVVMKSTYSKITTSIGANGPLPDGNCNISSNSTSVHQGTDAPSVLSVADTVFALPAVNKNNPTSSTLDHKPAAKAKTNHTNSSEVPDYYAGIPYDESLGKYVPQDDKEETIVNLASHMKALQKEIEVWKDWANEKVMQATRRLSKDQVELKMLRQEKEEADRFKKEMPALEEGSMKRLSEMEYAISNAAAQIDTANLSIHRLENENNVLKSQAEAARFQALKASTNFTKAVKKEQEALKGLQLADTEKIALQEELATLKHHLADLQHQLEKAKTRKNQFEGMVGRVNIWYSFEHSDQVEKNKFQALWKQEEREKLKYYRQAESLKRETEQQKARTKAEEDNLRETDERNLQNCMENVKKLEKEISELRLESESSKIAALLRGVDIGYGSGLMGSKVASACQGFQVPKINKRLAVFQDNFGAGAGSVRPERECVMCLTEEMSVVFLPCSHQVLCAECNVLHEKQGMKDCPSCRTAIQQRIPVRYLSAQHP, encoded by the exons ATGGGTGAGAGCAGTGATATTGGTGGTAGCAGAGAAATGCATTCTTCTATTTCAGCTTATGGAAAAGGAAGTAAGAACAAGAGGAAGTATTTGGCAGAGTTTCCTCTGGACATGATTGATGTATCAGCCCTGTCGTTGACTGAGTTCCCAAGATATGAGTTATTGGAGGAAAAACTTCGCAATACCCAAATTGAGCTTGCTCCAGTGGAGGCAAGGTCTGATAATCCTTGTCAAGAACATGAAGTGGAAGAACCTGACCAGGACGAATGGGATGATCCTGTTGTTTGTCAGCTTCAGGAACTTTTATCAAGTAACCTGCTTGAGACTTTCCGCAGTGCAATTAAGAAGGTAGTTGAAAGTGGATACAGTAGTGAAGTTGCTGAGCAGCTTATTTTGAGGAGTGGCCTTTACCATGGTACTAAGGATGTTGTGTCAAATGCTGTGGATGGTGCTTTGGCACTTGTGAGTAGAGAAAAGGAACTAGAAACTTCAAGGCATCATGTTTTTGAGGATTTAGACAGCCTGGTGAACTATACAATACTTGAGATGATAGCAGTGGTTAGGGAAGTTAGACCATGTTTAACTGTGGGTGAAGCAATGTGGTGGCTCTTGATTTGTGATCTGAATCTATTACACGCATGTATAGTGGATAGAGATCACTTGAGTAGCTTTTGCATCCCAGAATATTCTGGAGAAAGCCCATGTGATTCAACAGTTTCTCCATTGACACCAGAGGCTGCTGAAACAAGTGATCAAAACCTCAACAAGTCATGTACTTCGAAACTGTCAGCTCCAAGAACAAAAAATTCTCATTCTGAGATGCCTGCAATTGCTGCAGTCAGTCAGTTGCCCAACTTAAAGAATTCCCATGTTCATGATGTTGCAATCACTGGGAAAGAAGGTTTAGTTCCTCCTGGAGAAACACGGGGGAAATCCTTGAGCACTGGTCGGGAGCATGCCCCTACTGTAACTCAAGCTGTTGTAGAAGAAAAAGCTGTGCTTAGTCGAAAGGGTTCAGCAGGTAGTTCCAAGAGAGACATGCTTCGACAAAAAACATTTCATTTTGAGAAAAGTTACAAAGGCCGTATGTCTAAGGGTGCTTTCAAAGCAAAGCTGACTACCTGGGGTAGCATGGTGTTGGACAAGTCACTGAAGTCACCGTCTGGCTCTTCTGGTGTGGTAATGAAGAGTACTTATTCAAAAATAACTACTTCAATTGGAGCTAATGGTCCTCTTCCTGATGGCAATTGTAATATCTCTAGTAACTCCACATCTGTTCACCAAGGGACAGATGCACCTAGTGTGTTGTCTGTGGCAGACACAGTTTTCGCATTACCTGCAGTAAACAAGAACAATCCTACATCTTCAACGCTTGACCACAAGCCTGCTGCAAAAGCCAAAACTAATCATACTAACTCCTCTGAAGTTCCTGATTATTATGCTGGAATTCCATATGATGAGTCTCTGGGAAAGTATGTTCCCCAAGATGACAAGGAGGAAACAATAGTGAATCTAGCTTCCCACATGAAAGCACTGCAGAAAGAAATTGAAGTCTGGAAGGATTGGGCAAATGAGAAGGTGATGCAGGCTACTCGGAGGCTTAGCAAGGATCAGGTGGAGCTGAAAATGTTGAGGCAAGAGAAAGAAGAGGCTGATAGATTCAAAAAGGAGATGCCAGCTCTGGAGGAAGGTTCCATGAAGAGGCTCTCTGAGATGGAGTATGCAATTTCTAATGCTGCAGCTCAGATTGACACTGCTAATTTGAGTATTCACAGGCTTGAAAATGAGAATAATGTGCTGAAAAGTCAAGCAGAGGCTGCTAGATTCCAGGCATTAAAGGCCAGTACAAATTTTACTAAGGCGGTGAAGAAAGAGCAGGAGGCACTGAAGGGGCTGCAATTGGCAGACACGGAGAAGATTGCTTTGCAGGAGGAGTTAGCAACTCTGAAGCACCATTTGGCAGATTTGCAACACCAATTAGAAAAGGCAAAAACTCGCAAAAACCAGTTTGAG GGAATGGTGGGGAGGGTGAATATCTGGTATTCATTCGAACATTCTGACCAGGTTGAGAAAAACAAATTTCAGGCCCTATGGAAGCAGGAAGAACGAGAAAAACTAAAGTATTATAGACAAGCTGAGTCACTGAAGAGGGAAACTGAACAACAGAAAGCTCGGACAAAAGCAGAGGAGGACAACCTGCGAGAGACAGATGAAAGAAATTTACAAAATTGCATGGAAAATGTTAAGAAGCTTGAGAAAGAAATTTCTGAGTTGAGATTAGAGTCTGAATCTTCAAAAATAGCAGCACTTCTTAGGGGAGTTGATATTGGCTATGGTAGTGGCTTAATGGGTAGCAAAGTTGCCTCTGCTTGTCAGGGTTTTCAGGTGCCCAAAATTAACAAGAGGTTGGCAGTCTTCCAGGACAATTTTGGGGCAGGGGCAGGAAGTGTAAGGCCTGAAAGGGAGTGCGTTATGTGTTTGACAGAAGAGATGTCCGTGGTATTCCTACCATGTTCACATCAGGTTCTTTGTGCAGAATGTAATGTCCTCCATGAAAAGCAAGGCATGAAGGATTGCCCTTCATGCAGGACGGCAATCCAGCAGCGAATCCCGGTGCGATACCTCAGTGCTCAGCatccttaa
- the LOC113734022 gene encoding putative E3 ubiquitin-protein ligase RF298 isoform X2, with product MGESSDIGGSREMHSSISAYGKGSKNKRKYLAEFPLDMIDVSALSLTEFPRYELLEEKLRNTQIELAPVEARSDNPCQEHEVEEPDQDEWDDPVVCQLQELLSSNLLETFRSAIKKVVESGYSSEVAEQLILRSGLYHGTKDVVSNAVDGALALVSREKELETSRHHVFEDLDSLVNYTILEMIAVVREVRPCLTVGEAMWWLLICDLNLLHACIVDRDHLSSFCIPEYSGESPCDSTVSPLTPEAAETSDQNLNKSCTSKLSAPRTKNSHSEMPAIAAVSQLPNLKNSHVHDVAITGKEGLVPPGETRGKSLSTGREHAPTVTQAVVEEKAVLSRKGSAGSSKRDMLRQKTFHFEKSYKGRMSKGAFKAKLTTWGSMVLDKSLKSPSGSSGVVMKSTYSKITTSIGANGPLPDGNCNISSNSTSVHQGTDAPSVLSVADTVFALPAVNKNNPTSSTLDHKPAAKAKTNHTNSSEVPDYYAGIPYDESLGKYVPQDDKEETIVNLASHMKALQKEIEVWKDWANEKVMQATRRLSKDQVELKMLRQEKEEADRFKKEMPALEEGSMKRLSEMEYAISNAAAQIDTANLSIHRLENENNVLKSQAEAARFQALKASTNFTKAVKKEQEALKGLQLADTEKIALQEELATLKHHLADLQHQLEKAKTRKNQFEALWKQEEREKLKYYRQAESLKRETEQQKARTKAEEDNLRETDERNLQNCMENVKKLEKEISELRLESESSKIAALLRGVDIGYGSGLMGSKVASACQGFQVPKINKRLAVFQDNFGAGAGSVRPERECVMCLTEEMSVVFLPCSHQVLCAECNVLHEKQGMKDCPSCRTAIQQRIPVRYLSAQHP from the exons ATGGGTGAGAGCAGTGATATTGGTGGTAGCAGAGAAATGCATTCTTCTATTTCAGCTTATGGAAAAGGAAGTAAGAACAAGAGGAAGTATTTGGCAGAGTTTCCTCTGGACATGATTGATGTATCAGCCCTGTCGTTGACTGAGTTCCCAAGATATGAGTTATTGGAGGAAAAACTTCGCAATACCCAAATTGAGCTTGCTCCAGTGGAGGCAAGGTCTGATAATCCTTGTCAAGAACATGAAGTGGAAGAACCTGACCAGGACGAATGGGATGATCCTGTTGTTTGTCAGCTTCAGGAACTTTTATCAAGTAACCTGCTTGAGACTTTCCGCAGTGCAATTAAGAAGGTAGTTGAAAGTGGATACAGTAGTGAAGTTGCTGAGCAGCTTATTTTGAGGAGTGGCCTTTACCATGGTACTAAGGATGTTGTGTCAAATGCTGTGGATGGTGCTTTGGCACTTGTGAGTAGAGAAAAGGAACTAGAAACTTCAAGGCATCATGTTTTTGAGGATTTAGACAGCCTGGTGAACTATACAATACTTGAGATGATAGCAGTGGTTAGGGAAGTTAGACCATGTTTAACTGTGGGTGAAGCAATGTGGTGGCTCTTGATTTGTGATCTGAATCTATTACACGCATGTATAGTGGATAGAGATCACTTGAGTAGCTTTTGCATCCCAGAATATTCTGGAGAAAGCCCATGTGATTCAACAGTTTCTCCATTGACACCAGAGGCTGCTGAAACAAGTGATCAAAACCTCAACAAGTCATGTACTTCGAAACTGTCAGCTCCAAGAACAAAAAATTCTCATTCTGAGATGCCTGCAATTGCTGCAGTCAGTCAGTTGCCCAACTTAAAGAATTCCCATGTTCATGATGTTGCAATCACTGGGAAAGAAGGTTTAGTTCCTCCTGGAGAAACACGGGGGAAATCCTTGAGCACTGGTCGGGAGCATGCCCCTACTGTAACTCAAGCTGTTGTAGAAGAAAAAGCTGTGCTTAGTCGAAAGGGTTCAGCAGGTAGTTCCAAGAGAGACATGCTTCGACAAAAAACATTTCATTTTGAGAAAAGTTACAAAGGCCGTATGTCTAAGGGTGCTTTCAAAGCAAAGCTGACTACCTGGGGTAGCATGGTGTTGGACAAGTCACTGAAGTCACCGTCTGGCTCTTCTGGTGTGGTAATGAAGAGTACTTATTCAAAAATAACTACTTCAATTGGAGCTAATGGTCCTCTTCCTGATGGCAATTGTAATATCTCTAGTAACTCCACATCTGTTCACCAAGGGACAGATGCACCTAGTGTGTTGTCTGTGGCAGACACAGTTTTCGCATTACCTGCAGTAAACAAGAACAATCCTACATCTTCAACGCTTGACCACAAGCCTGCTGCAAAAGCCAAAACTAATCATACTAACTCCTCTGAAGTTCCTGATTATTATGCTGGAATTCCATATGATGAGTCTCTGGGAAAGTATGTTCCCCAAGATGACAAGGAGGAAACAATAGTGAATCTAGCTTCCCACATGAAAGCACTGCAGAAAGAAATTGAAGTCTGGAAGGATTGGGCAAATGAGAAGGTGATGCAGGCTACTCGGAGGCTTAGCAAGGATCAGGTGGAGCTGAAAATGTTGAGGCAAGAGAAAGAAGAGGCTGATAGATTCAAAAAGGAGATGCCAGCTCTGGAGGAAGGTTCCATGAAGAGGCTCTCTGAGATGGAGTATGCAATTTCTAATGCTGCAGCTCAGATTGACACTGCTAATTTGAGTATTCACAGGCTTGAAAATGAGAATAATGTGCTGAAAAGTCAAGCAGAGGCTGCTAGATTCCAGGCATTAAAGGCCAGTACAAATTTTACTAAGGCGGTGAAGAAAGAGCAGGAGGCACTGAAGGGGCTGCAATTGGCAGACACGGAGAAGATTGCTTTGCAGGAGGAGTTAGCAACTCTGAAGCACCATTTGGCAGATTTGCAACACCAATTAGAAAAGGCAAAAACTCGCAAAAACCAGTTTGAG GCCCTATGGAAGCAGGAAGAACGAGAAAAACTAAAGTATTATAGACAAGCTGAGTCACTGAAGAGGGAAACTGAACAACAGAAAGCTCGGACAAAAGCAGAGGAGGACAACCTGCGAGAGACAGATGAAAGAAATTTACAAAATTGCATGGAAAATGTTAAGAAGCTTGAGAAAGAAATTTCTGAGTTGAGATTAGAGTCTGAATCTTCAAAAATAGCAGCACTTCTTAGGGGAGTTGATATTGGCTATGGTAGTGGCTTAATGGGTAGCAAAGTTGCCTCTGCTTGTCAGGGTTTTCAGGTGCCCAAAATTAACAAGAGGTTGGCAGTCTTCCAGGACAATTTTGGGGCAGGGGCAGGAAGTGTAAGGCCTGAAAGGGAGTGCGTTATGTGTTTGACAGAAGAGATGTCCGTGGTATTCCTACCATGTTCACATCAGGTTCTTTGTGCAGAATGTAATGTCCTCCATGAAAAGCAAGGCATGAAGGATTGCCCTTCATGCAGGACGGCAATCCAGCAGCGAATCCCGGTGCGATACCTCAGTGCTCAGCatccttaa
- the LOC113734013 gene encoding methyl-CpG-binding domain-containing protein 4-like gives MVKETPKTAKAPRTADMWAVQCDKCFKWRTVPSQEEYEEIRSKFKQDPFLCSKKPNVSCDDPADIEYDSTRTWVMDKPNIPKTPTGFKKRMVMRKDFTKMDVYYTTPTGRILRSSTQAASFLDANPQFKGLSPSDFSFASPKIMEDTIPQNVVRKGLPGILD, from the exons ATGGTGAAGGAGACTCCCAAGACTGCCAAG GCACCTCGAACAGCTGATATGTGGGCTGTGCAGTGTGACAAGTGCTTCAAGTGGAGAACTGTTCCATCCCAAGAAGAATATGAAGAAATCAGAAGCAAATTCAAACAAGATCCCTTTCTCTGCAGCAAGAAACCCAATGTTTCTTGTGATGACCCGGCTGATATCGAGTACGATTCAACTCGGACTTGGGTGATGGACAAACCCAACATTCCTAAAACCCCCACTGGATTCAAGAAAAGAATGGTCATGAGGAAAGATTTTACCAAGATGGATGTCTACTACACCACTCCCACTGGTAGGATACTCAGATCTTCCACTCAAGCGGCCTCTTTTTTGGATGCAAATCCACAGTTTAAAGGCTTGTCTCCTTCAGATTTTAGCTTCGCTTCGCCCAAAATAATGGAGGATACCATTCCTCAGAATGTGGTCAGGAAAGGTTTACCTGGTATCCTCGACTGA